The following coding sequences are from one Arthrobacter crystallopoietes window:
- a CDS encoding ABC transporter permease, which translates to MDWYLANLPFVLELSGHHLYQSVLPLVLGLLIAVPLGYLAWRIPAVRGIILSASSVLYTIPSLALFVILPVILGTRILDTANLIVALTVYAVALLVRSVVDALESIDDGVRQAAVAMGYRPLRRFFAVDLPLAVPVLFAGLRVVSVSNISLASVGALIGIRNLGVLFTDGLLRHFLTEIVVGIVMTLVLALLMDFVLVGLEHLLTPWNRHRKAGRKQVTAMPGPDNSGSGDSAGTARRPDAAETAVLHESL; encoded by the coding sequence ATGGACTGGTACCTGGCCAACCTGCCCTTTGTGCTGGAGCTCTCCGGGCACCATCTCTACCAGTCGGTGCTGCCGCTCGTGCTGGGATTGCTCATAGCGGTACCCCTGGGCTACCTGGCCTGGCGCATTCCGGCGGTCCGCGGCATCATCCTGTCGGCCAGTTCGGTGCTCTACACCATTCCGTCCCTGGCCCTCTTCGTCATTCTTCCGGTCATCCTGGGCACCAGGATTCTGGACACGGCCAACCTGATTGTCGCCCTGACCGTCTATGCGGTCGCCTTGCTGGTGCGGTCCGTCGTGGACGCGCTGGAGTCCATTGACGACGGCGTCCGGCAAGCCGCAGTGGCCATGGGATACCGGCCGTTGAGGCGGTTCTTCGCCGTGGACCTGCCGCTGGCCGTGCCTGTCCTGTTTGCCGGCCTGCGCGTGGTGTCGGTCAGCAATATTTCGCTGGCCAGCGTGGGCGCTCTGATCGGCATCCGCAATCTGGGTGTGCTCTTTACGGACGGGCTGCTGCGCCACTTCCTGACCGAGATTGTCGTCGGCATCGTGATGACGCTGGTCCTGGCGCTGCTGATGGACTTTGTCCTCGTGGGCCTGGAGCACCTGCTCACGCCCTGGAACCGGCACCGCAAGGCCGGACGCAAACAGGTGACTGCCATGCCTGGCCCGGACAACTCCGGCAGCGGGGACAGCGCCGGAACCGCGCGCCGTCCTGATGCGGCTGAAACGGCGGTGCTGCATGAATCTCTTTGA
- a CDS encoding ABC transporter ATP-binding protein, with translation MVQFRNVSKSYASGQPAVHDLNLEIDRGAITVFVGPSGCGKTTSLRMINRMVEPTEGTVLVDGQDVSAQPAAALRRSMGYVLQSSGLLPHRSVLDNIATVPRLNGVPRRQARIRAEELLAVVGLSPALGKRYPAQLSGGQQQRVGVARALAADPPILLMDEPFSAVDPVVRAELQQELLRLQQELAKTIVFVTHDIDEATVIGDKVAVFATGGRLAQYAPPEELLRAPVDDFVAGFVGRDRGFRSLSFASARDLPLQPAVTATAGTLESAPAEGWLLITDDGGAPLGWLPPGQRTSTAAVTGGSLFTVGSSLRQALDAALSSPSGQGVAVDATGRVAGLVDAGEVLQRLDAERRG, from the coding sequence ATGGTCCAGTTCCGCAACGTGTCGAAGAGCTACGCTTCGGGGCAGCCGGCGGTGCATGACCTGAACCTGGAAATCGACCGGGGAGCCATCACCGTGTTCGTCGGGCCGTCCGGCTGCGGCAAGACCACGTCCCTGAGAATGATCAACCGCATGGTGGAGCCCACGGAGGGAACCGTCCTGGTGGACGGGCAGGACGTTTCCGCGCAGCCCGCCGCGGCGCTGCGGCGTTCCATGGGCTACGTGCTGCAGTCCTCGGGCCTGCTGCCGCACCGGAGCGTGTTGGACAACATTGCGACCGTTCCCCGACTGAACGGCGTCCCGCGGCGGCAGGCGAGAATCCGCGCCGAGGAGCTGCTCGCCGTCGTCGGTCTTTCTCCCGCGCTGGGCAAGCGCTACCCGGCGCAGCTCTCCGGCGGCCAGCAGCAGCGGGTGGGCGTGGCCCGGGCGCTCGCCGCGGATCCGCCGATCCTGCTCATGGACGAGCCCTTCAGCGCAGTGGATCCGGTGGTGCGCGCGGAACTGCAGCAGGAGCTGCTGCGGTTGCAGCAGGAACTGGCGAAAACGATCGTGTTTGTCACCCACGACATCGACGAGGCCACGGTCATCGGGGACAAAGTGGCGGTCTTCGCCACCGGCGGCCGCCTGGCGCAGTACGCGCCGCCGGAGGAGCTTTTGCGCGCGCCGGTGGACGATTTCGTGGCCGGGTTCGTCGGCCGGGACCGCGGCTTCCGCTCGCTCTCGTTTGCCTCCGCCCGGGACCTGCCGCTGCAGCCCGCGGTCACAGCGACGGCTGGGACGCTGGAGTCCGCGCCTGCCGAAGGCTGGCTGCTGATAACCGACGACGGCGGTGCTCCCCTCGGGTGGCTGCCGCCCGGACAACGCACGTCCACAGCCGCGGTCACCGGCGGCTCACTGTTCACCGTGGGCAGTTCGCTCCGGCAGGCACTGGACGCCGCGCTGTCCTCTCCCTCCGGCCAAGGCGTGGCAGTGGACGCGACCGGCAGGGTAGCCGGGCTGGTGGACGCCGGCGAGGTGCTCCAGCGGCTGGACGCGGAGCGCCGCGGCTGA
- a CDS encoding sensor histidine kinase translates to MFRRLDGLSVRTRVLAAVLALSTLGLAVAGAVLFGLQRGQINQRIDDSLRRSVEEFDTLADIGIDPETGQEFTRGSQLVRTVMARTAPAENEGMVGIVDGQVALTANNSVQLRLEDDHELIDKVVAQPETERIILTSIQTEQTTYRAVTVPVQLSSDPTHSIFLLAFDYDAELEELGDNFRTYTLISLAALVLISGVGWLVAGRLLAPIRLVRETAQKITETDLSRRIPVSGHDDLSELSRTFNEMLDRLQGSMTAQRQLLDDVGHELRTPITIVQGHLELQDSRDPEDVDSVRAIALDELDRMRLLVDDLVTLAGAERPGFVKPRPLEVGQLTDDVLDKACTLGNRRWVVDSRAEHTWSLDPKRMTQAWLQLAANAVKFSSTGSTIAVGSRAVAGELRLWVRDEGVGIAPEDQTRIFERFARGTNGTRAEGSGLGLTIVNAIVHAHGGIVELASAPAHGSTFTIVIRERQPEQEDPV, encoded by the coding sequence ATGTTTAGGCGCCTGGACGGCCTGTCCGTCCGCACCCGTGTCCTCGCGGCCGTACTCGCACTGTCCACCCTGGGCCTCGCGGTAGCCGGCGCCGTGCTCTTCGGACTGCAGCGCGGCCAGATTAATCAGCGCATCGACGATTCGCTGAGGCGGTCCGTCGAAGAATTCGATACCTTGGCCGACATTGGGATTGATCCCGAGACCGGACAGGAATTCACCCGGGGCAGCCAACTTGTCCGCACCGTCATGGCCCGCACCGCACCGGCCGAGAACGAAGGCATGGTCGGCATCGTTGACGGACAGGTTGCGCTGACCGCCAACAACTCGGTCCAGCTGCGTTTGGAAGACGATCACGAACTCATCGACAAGGTCGTGGCCCAACCGGAGACAGAGCGGATCATCCTCACCTCCATCCAAACCGAGCAGACCACTTACCGGGCCGTGACCGTACCTGTTCAGCTGTCCTCGGATCCCACCCACAGCATATTTTTGCTGGCCTTCGACTACGATGCGGAACTCGAGGAGCTCGGCGACAACTTCCGGACCTATACGCTGATCAGCCTGGCCGCGCTCGTGCTCATTTCCGGAGTGGGCTGGCTGGTGGCCGGGAGGTTGCTGGCTCCGATTCGCCTGGTGCGGGAAACCGCCCAGAAGATCACCGAAACCGACCTGTCCCGCCGTATTCCCGTAAGCGGGCACGATGACCTCTCCGAGCTTTCGCGGACCTTCAACGAGATGCTGGACCGGCTGCAGGGCTCGATGACAGCCCAGCGCCAACTGCTCGACGACGTCGGACATGAGCTGCGCACGCCGATCACCATCGTCCAAGGGCACCTGGAACTGCAGGACTCGCGCGATCCGGAAGATGTTGACTCCGTCCGCGCTATTGCCCTCGACGAACTGGACCGCATGCGGCTGCTGGTTGATGACCTTGTTACGCTCGCGGGCGCGGAGCGCCCCGGATTCGTCAAACCCCGCCCGCTGGAGGTCGGGCAGCTGACGGATGATGTGCTGGACAAAGCCTGCACACTGGGCAACCGGCGGTGGGTCGTCGACTCCCGCGCCGAACACACATGGAGCCTCGACCCGAAACGCATGACCCAGGCCTGGCTGCAACTGGCTGCGAATGCCGTCAAGTTTTCGTCAACAGGTTCAACCATTGCCGTCGGATCCCGGGCCGTCGCCGGCGAACTCCGCCTTTGGGTCCGCGACGAGGGCGTCGGAATCGCCCCCGAGGACCAGACCCGGATCTTCGAACGCTTTGCCCGTGGCACCAACGGGACCAGAGCCGAAGGATCCGGACTGGGACTGACCATCGTCAACGCCATCGTCCATGCCCATGGCGGGATCGTTGAACTGGCCAGCGCGCCAGCACACGGTTCCACCTTCACTATCGTTATCCGAGAACGCCAGCCCGAGCAGGAGGATCCAGTATGA
- a CDS encoding exodeoxyribonuclease VII small subunit, with protein sequence MDAKNSVENADVASLSYEQAREELVAVVSQLETGGASLEQSLALWERGEALAARCEAWLEGARQRLDAARADAAGGPAATGMAEQGRD encoded by the coding sequence GTGGATGCCAAGAATTCCGTCGAAAATGCCGATGTCGCATCGCTGAGCTACGAGCAGGCGCGGGAGGAACTCGTCGCCGTCGTAAGCCAGCTCGAAACCGGCGGGGCCAGTCTCGAACAGTCGTTGGCCTTGTGGGAACGCGGCGAAGCCCTGGCGGCCCGGTGCGAAGCGTGGCTGGAAGGGGCCAGGCAGCGTCTCGACGCAGCCAGGGCCGATGCGGCAGGCGGACCTGCGGCAACGGGAATGGCGGAACAAGGCAGGGACTGA
- a CDS encoding PPK2 family polyphosphate kinase has product METTAFSHSPTVLLRVHKGFDLSQVHTGSTPGFTGDKDAGKELLDREDEQLTELQEKLFAQSRFGARDSVLLVLQAMDTGGKGGIVRHVIGAADPQGIHHKAFKAPTAEEQSKGFLWRIEKELPAPGIIGVFDRSHYEDVLVQRVRKLSPANEIEQRYSLIRDFEARVAAGGTRIIKVMLHISKDEQKDRLQERLDRPDKHWKYNPGDVDDRTFWDQYQQAYQIALERTSTDSAPWYVVPADKKWYARIAVQQLLIDVLEDINPQWPTADFDVAAEKKRLAES; this is encoded by the coding sequence ATGGAAACTACCGCGTTCAGCCACAGTCCGACCGTCCTGCTGCGAGTACACAAGGGCTTCGACCTAAGCCAGGTCCACACCGGATCGACCCCGGGGTTTACCGGCGATAAAGACGCAGGCAAAGAGCTGCTGGACAGGGAGGACGAGCAGCTCACGGAACTGCAGGAGAAACTCTTCGCGCAGAGCCGGTTCGGCGCCCGCGACAGCGTGCTGCTGGTCCTGCAGGCCATGGACACCGGTGGCAAGGGCGGCATCGTCCGTCACGTCATCGGAGCAGCCGATCCGCAAGGCATCCACCACAAGGCGTTTAAGGCGCCGACGGCGGAAGAACAGTCCAAGGGCTTCCTGTGGCGGATCGAAAAAGAGCTGCCGGCGCCCGGAATCATCGGGGTCTTCGACCGGTCGCACTACGAGGATGTGCTGGTCCAACGGGTCCGCAAGCTATCTCCGGCCAACGAGATTGAACAGCGCTACAGCCTCATCAGGGACTTTGAGGCCAGGGTCGCCGCGGGCGGTACCCGCATCATCAAAGTCATGCTGCACATCAGCAAAGATGAGCAGAAGGACCGGCTGCAGGAACGGCTGGACCGGCCGGATAAGCACTGGAAGTACAACCCCGGCGACGTCGATGACCGCACCTTCTGGGACCAGTACCAGCAGGCTTACCAGATCGCCCTGGAACGTACCAGCACAGACAGCGCTCCCTGGTACGTGGTCCCGGCAGATAAGAAATGGTATGCACGCATCGCCGTCCAGCAGCTGCTGATCGACGTACTCGAAGACATCAATCCCCAATGGCCCACGGCGGATTTCGACGTGGCGGCAGAGAAAAAGCGACTGGCGGAAAGCTGA
- a CDS encoding ABC transporter permease: MNLFEQVGLWFADPAQWAGPAGIPARLGEHLWYTVLTLLIAAAIAIPAGMYVGHTGKGKVAVVSVASALRALPTLGLLTLFVILMGLGLMPPIYALVILTVPPLLAGTYSGIAAVDRQLLDAARGLGMTEWQVLVRVELPNALPVMLGGVRAAVLQVISTVAVVAYINLGGLGRYLIDGLAVSDPVRLFAGAILIAVLALMVDLILSMVQKYAVSPGLKSSPASPGQGTKNVGAPGAGQ, from the coding sequence ATGAATCTCTTTGAGCAGGTTGGTCTGTGGTTCGCGGACCCCGCGCAATGGGCCGGACCCGCCGGTATTCCGGCCCGGTTGGGGGAGCACCTCTGGTATACGGTCCTGACGCTGCTGATCGCCGCGGCGATCGCCATTCCCGCGGGCATGTACGTCGGGCACACCGGCAAGGGCAAGGTCGCCGTGGTCTCGGTGGCCAGCGCACTGCGGGCACTGCCCACGCTGGGCCTGCTGACGCTGTTTGTCATCCTGATGGGCCTGGGCCTGATGCCGCCCATTTACGCGCTTGTCATCCTGACGGTCCCGCCGTTGCTGGCCGGCACCTACTCGGGCATCGCTGCGGTGGACCGGCAGCTGCTGGACGCTGCCCGCGGTCTCGGCATGACCGAATGGCAGGTTCTCGTGCGGGTGGAACTGCCCAACGCGCTGCCGGTGATGCTCGGTGGTGTGCGGGCGGCCGTATTGCAGGTGATCTCCACCGTCGCCGTCGTTGCTTATATCAATTTGGGCGGGCTGGGCCGGTATTTGATCGACGGATTGGCCGTCAGCGACCCCGTCCGGCTGTTTGCGGGCGCTATTCTGATTGCGGTGCTGGCGTTGATGGTCGATTTGATCCTCTCGATGGTGCAAAAGTACGCGGTCTCACCAGGTTTGAAGTCTTCCCCGGCCTCGCCGGGGCAGGGAACGAAGAATGTTGGCGCCCCGGGTGCCGGCCAGTAA
- a CDS encoding GNAT family N-acetyltransferase, whose protein sequence is MNSAIWPVRVECGNLALRPISRRDKREWLQLRQQNAAWLAPWEASNPDPSGSLPQFAEMVRSLNRQAKLATALPWIITELQPGRPAPVIVGQLTVSSIVWGSAMMATLGYWVDQASAGRGIAPTAVAMATDHCFRALGLHRMEINIRPENSASLRVVEKLGFRDEGLRPRYLHINGSWADHRSFALTAEEVPDGLLPGWLESSGRSC, encoded by the coding sequence CTGAATTCGGCCATCTGGCCCGTCAGAGTTGAATGCGGTAATTTGGCGCTGCGCCCGATCTCCCGCCGGGACAAGCGCGAGTGGCTGCAGTTGCGCCAGCAGAACGCGGCGTGGCTCGCCCCTTGGGAAGCCTCCAATCCGGATCCCAGCGGTTCCTTGCCGCAGTTTGCCGAGATGGTTCGATCGCTGAACCGGCAGGCGAAGCTGGCAACAGCGCTGCCGTGGATCATCACCGAGCTGCAGCCGGGCCGGCCTGCACCGGTGATCGTCGGGCAGTTGACCGTATCCAGCATCGTCTGGGGATCGGCCATGATGGCTACCCTCGGTTACTGGGTGGATCAGGCTTCGGCCGGTCGCGGCATCGCACCTACGGCAGTAGCGATGGCCACGGACCACTGCTTTCGCGCCCTGGGGCTGCACCGGATGGAAATCAACATCCGCCCGGAGAATTCCGCCAGCTTGCGGGTAGTGGAAAAACTTGGCTTCCGGGACGAAGGACTGCGCCCGCGCTACCTGCACATCAACGGTTCATGGGCGGATCACCGGTCTTTCGCGCTGACTGCGGAGGAAGTCCCGGACGGACTTCTTCCCGGTTGGCTCGAAAGCAGCGGACGTTCGTGCTGA
- a CDS encoding pyridoxal phosphate-dependent aminotransferase: MVQFKQSNKLHNVLYDIRGPLLEHAHRMESEGHRILKLNIGNPAPFGFEAPDAILVDMIRNLPDAQGYSDSRGIFSARTAVSQYYQTRGIQDIGVDDVYLGNGVSELITMSLQALLNNGDEVLIPAPDYPLWTASVSLAGGHPIHYLCVEEEGWLPDLEDLERKITPNTKGIVIINPNNPTGAVYPKQVLEGMLELARKHNLVVFSDEIYEKILYEDAQHVNTALLADDVLVMTFSGLSKAYRVCGFRSGWMAISGPKHLATDYIEGINLLTNMRLCANVPAQHAIQTALGGYQSINDLILPGGRLLEQRDKAYEMLNAIPGVSTQQARGALYLFPKLDPDVYPIKDDEKFALDLLKQQKILVSHGSAFNWHKPDHFRLVTLPNVGILEEAVERIAEFLSTYKP, from the coding sequence ATGGTCCAGTTCAAGCAGTCCAATAAGCTTCATAACGTCCTTTACGATATCCGCGGTCCGCTGCTTGAGCATGCCCACCGCATGGAGTCCGAGGGCCACAGGATCCTGAAGCTGAACATCGGCAATCCGGCGCCCTTCGGGTTCGAGGCGCCGGATGCCATCCTCGTGGACATGATCCGCAACCTTCCCGATGCCCAGGGCTACAGCGATTCCCGCGGGATCTTCTCGGCCAGGACCGCGGTATCGCAGTATTACCAGACCCGCGGTATCCAGGACATCGGCGTTGACGATGTCTACCTGGGCAACGGGGTCAGCGAACTGATCACCATGAGCCTGCAGGCATTGCTCAACAACGGTGACGAGGTGCTGATCCCCGCGCCGGACTACCCGCTCTGGACCGCCTCCGTGAGCCTGGCCGGCGGCCATCCCATCCACTACCTGTGCGTGGAGGAAGAAGGGTGGCTGCCGGATCTGGAAGATCTGGAACGGAAAATCACGCCCAATACCAAGGGCATCGTGATCATCAACCCGAACAACCCCACCGGTGCGGTGTACCCGAAACAGGTGCTTGAGGGCATGCTCGAACTGGCCCGGAAGCACAATCTGGTGGTGTTCTCGGACGAGATCTACGAGAAGATCCTTTATGAAGATGCCCAGCACGTAAATACTGCCTTGCTGGCCGATGACGTGCTGGTCATGACCTTCAGCGGGCTGTCCAAGGCCTACCGCGTCTGCGGATTCCGCAGCGGGTGGATGGCCATCTCCGGGCCGAAACACCTGGCTACGGATTACATCGAAGGCATCAACCTGCTGACCAACATGCGGTTGTGCGCGAACGTCCCCGCGCAGCATGCCATTCAGACAGCGCTCGGGGGCTATCAGAGCATCAACGATCTGATCCTGCCCGGGGGCCGGCTGCTGGAACAGCGGGACAAGGCCTATGAGATGCTCAATGCCATTCCCGGTGTCAGCACCCAGCAGGCCAGGGGAGCGCTCTACCTGTTTCCCAAGCTGGATCCGGACGTGTACCCGATCAAGGACGACGAGAAGTTTGCGCTGGATCTGCTCAAGCAGCAGAAAATCCTCGTCTCCCACGGAAGCGCTTTCAACTGGCACAAACCGGATCATTTCCGGCTGGTGACCCTGCCCAATGTCGGCATTCTCGAGGAAGCCGTGGAACGGATCGCCGAGTTCCTGAGTACGTACAAACCGTAA
- a CDS encoding aminoglycoside phosphotransferase family protein encodes MNAPSRDLMRAETDGIDLLESMKMQQPLELAVGTLGTSIQSWKLAKLQHRPGAGATGIYSVDVRVPDGTVRTEYVCITTSMVPDSGVPVVRLDDGNITLTAWLYPADPVLTGLATACDSAAMARAAFGGGDVDLRMINYRPLRRAVLEASQGASRVFIKVVRPDKADALLRRHRLLTEAGLPSPALIPGPATGVVLLREVQGTPLAQALMDDGASQLAPDTLLALLDRLPAGVMKLSRRPAWAERAADYARAAAAALPREQERIFRLEENISKVLAVTKPGPLVPTHGDFYEANLLIDGGTVTGVLDVDSLGPGYRIDDLACLIGHLAVLPAVHEGYIHVPQVMERYLRAFDQAVDPAGLRGRSAGVALSLVAGAKTFGQGGGWQQDALERLAIAERLAAEAVQLSAASR; translated from the coding sequence ATGAACGCTCCGAGCCGGGACCTGATGCGGGCCGAGACCGATGGCATCGACCTGCTGGAGAGCATGAAGATGCAGCAGCCGCTGGAACTCGCGGTCGGCACTCTCGGCACGAGTATCCAGTCTTGGAAACTGGCTAAGCTGCAGCACCGCCCGGGTGCCGGAGCGACCGGGATCTACAGCGTGGACGTGCGGGTCCCCGACGGGACTGTACGCACTGAATACGTCTGCATCACCACTTCAATGGTTCCGGACAGCGGCGTTCCCGTGGTCCGGCTGGATGACGGAAACATTACGTTGACCGCCTGGCTGTATCCCGCGGATCCGGTGTTAACCGGGTTGGCAACTGCCTGTGACTCCGCCGCTATGGCACGCGCCGCCTTCGGAGGCGGTGACGTTGACCTGCGGATGATCAACTACCGGCCGCTCCGCCGGGCAGTGCTGGAGGCTTCGCAGGGAGCATCGCGCGTGTTCATTAAAGTTGTGCGCCCGGACAAGGCCGACGCGCTGTTGCGGCGCCATCGGCTGCTCACGGAGGCCGGACTCCCGTCGCCGGCGCTGATACCCGGCCCGGCTACCGGCGTGGTGCTGCTGCGTGAGGTTCAGGGAACGCCGCTGGCCCAAGCGCTCATGGATGACGGTGCGTCGCAACTGGCCCCCGACACGCTGCTGGCGCTGCTGGACCGGTTGCCCGCCGGGGTGATGAAACTGTCCCGCCGCCCGGCGTGGGCCGAACGCGCGGCGGACTACGCGCGGGCCGCCGCGGCCGCTCTACCGCGGGAGCAGGAACGGATTTTCCGCCTGGAGGAGAACATCTCGAAGGTGCTGGCGGTGACCAAGCCTGGCCCGTTGGTACCAACGCACGGCGACTTTTACGAAGCGAATCTACTGATCGACGGCGGCACGGTCACCGGAGTGCTGGACGTGGACTCGCTGGGGCCCGGCTACCGGATCGATGATCTCGCCTGCCTCATCGGCCATCTGGCGGTACTGCCCGCTGTTCATGAGGGATACATCCACGTACCGCAGGTTATGGAGCGTTATCTGCGCGCCTTTGACCAAGCTGTTGATCCGGCAGGGCTGAGAGGCCGCTCCGCCGGGGTGGCTTTGTCCCTGGTAGCCGGCGCCAAGACCTTTGGCCAGGGCGGCGGCTGGCAGCAGGACGCACTGGAGCGTCTGGCCATCGCGGAGCGGCTTGCGGCCGAAGCGGTTCAGCTGTCCGCGGCCAGCCGGTAA
- a CDS encoding NUDIX hydrolase, with protein MSFDTRIGAYGVIVQENAVLLARWTGSGIPRWTLPGGGLEAGEDAPTAALREITEETGYTVELGRLLGVDSKFIPAERRLHGGKVPLHALRIIYAATVTGGDLAHELQGSTDQAKWIPLDEVSALDRVDLVDVGLDLYFAEPAATPAAVSQAVSSPEAVAQNGSPTRTGSETR; from the coding sequence ATGTCCTTCGATACCCGCATCGGCGCCTACGGCGTAATCGTTCAGGAGAATGCCGTGCTGCTGGCACGCTGGACCGGATCCGGAATCCCGCGCTGGACACTGCCCGGCGGAGGGCTTGAAGCGGGCGAAGATGCTCCCACGGCGGCCCTGCGGGAAATCACCGAAGAAACCGGCTACACCGTGGAACTGGGCCGCTTGCTCGGCGTCGACAGTAAGTTCATCCCGGCGGAACGGCGGCTGCATGGCGGCAAGGTTCCGCTGCACGCCCTGCGGATCATTTACGCTGCTACGGTGACGGGCGGTGATTTAGCGCATGAGCTCCAGGGCTCGACGGACCAGGCAAAGTGGATCCCGCTGGACGAGGTGTCCGCACTCGACCGCGTGGACCTGGTGGACGTCGGCCTGGACCTTTACTTTGCTGAACCTGCTGCGACGCCGGCAGCCGTCAGCCAAGCTGTCAGCAGTCCCGAGGCCGTGGCGCAAAACGGTTCCCCGACCAGGACAGGGAGCGAGACACGATGA
- a CDS encoding response regulator transcription factor: MSQILVIEDEDRISSFVAKGLKSAGYVPTVAATGREGYHLAMTGDFELIVLDLGLPDQDGFTVLRRIREARNDTPVIILTARSSVDDTVAGLENGADDYMAKPFRFEELLARVRLRLRTEAPTSDMSTLSSGNLQLDLRTRRATIDGREIDLSAREFALAEAFLRNPGQVLSREQLLSRVWGYDFDPGSNVVDVYVRYLRNKLGAERFATVRGMGYRLAADS; encoded by the coding sequence ATGAGCCAGATTCTGGTTATCGAAGACGAGGACAGGATCAGTTCGTTTGTCGCCAAGGGCCTGAAATCGGCCGGCTACGTACCTACTGTTGCGGCCACCGGCCGTGAGGGCTATCACCTGGCCATGACAGGTGATTTCGAGCTGATCGTGCTGGATCTCGGTCTGCCGGACCAGGATGGTTTTACGGTGCTCCGCCGAATCCGCGAGGCCAGGAACGACACTCCGGTCATCATCCTGACCGCACGCAGTTCCGTCGACGACACGGTGGCCGGCCTCGAAAACGGTGCCGACGACTACATGGCCAAGCCCTTCCGCTTTGAAGAGCTGCTCGCCCGGGTGCGCTTACGGCTGCGGACCGAAGCACCGACGTCGGATATGAGCACTCTCAGCAGCGGAAACCTGCAGCTCGATCTGCGCACCAGACGTGCCACCATTGACGGCAGAGAGATCGATCTGTCGGCCCGCGAATTCGCGTTGGCTGAAGCCTTCCTGCGCAACCCCGGCCAGGTCCTCAGCCGCGAGCAGCTCCTCTCCCGCGTCTGGGGCTACGATTTCGATCCCGGTTCCAACGTGGTCGACGTATATGTGCGCTACCTTCGCAACAAACTGGGAGCCGAGCGCTTCGCCACCGTACGGGGCATGGGTTACCGGCTGGCCGCGGACAGCTGA
- a CDS encoding ABC transporter substrate-binding protein, giving the protein MLAAAAMTALTVTLTACGANSNPLEGSSDTAASSGATGPLVVGSANFPESQIVAEIYAGALTAAGFEVTTKPGIGSREVYVKAVEEGSVDIIPDYSGNLLLFLDPEATAASAGEITDALPAALPEGLGVLEPASAESKDAMVVTKATAEKYQLESIADLGPVCDELVLGANPEFAEREYGLPGLKENYGCEPKSFEPINDGGGPATLQALINDQIQIADIYTTTPSIEDNDLVVLEDPKNNFIAQQVLPLVNQDKVGEEAAEVLNDVSAALTTEHLVDLNRQVSGDEKRNPADAAADWLSENGLTK; this is encoded by the coding sequence ATGTTGGCGGCGGCAGCCATGACTGCCCTGACCGTCACGCTGACGGCCTGCGGCGCCAATTCCAACCCGTTGGAGGGTTCATCCGATACGGCCGCCAGCTCAGGCGCAACCGGTCCGCTGGTGGTCGGCTCCGCCAACTTCCCCGAAAGCCAGATCGTCGCCGAGATCTATGCCGGCGCGCTCACCGCTGCGGGATTCGAGGTCACCACCAAGCCCGGCATCGGCTCCCGCGAGGTGTACGTCAAGGCGGTCGAAGAAGGATCCGTGGACATCATTCCGGACTACAGCGGCAACCTGCTGCTGTTCCTGGATCCCGAGGCAACGGCCGCCTCCGCGGGGGAGATCACGGATGCCCTGCCCGCCGCCCTGCCGGAGGGCCTGGGCGTCCTGGAACCGGCGTCCGCCGAAAGCAAGGATGCCATGGTGGTCACTAAAGCCACCGCCGAGAAGTACCAGCTCGAGAGCATTGCAGACCTGGGGCCGGTGTGTGACGAACTTGTGCTCGGCGCCAACCCTGAATTCGCCGAGCGGGAATACGGACTGCCCGGGCTGAAGGAGAATTACGGCTGCGAGCCGAAGTCCTTCGAACCGATTAACGACGGCGGCGGCCCGGCCACTCTGCAGGCGCTGATTAACGACCAGATCCAGATCGCCGACATCTACACGACCACCCCGTCAATCGAGGATAACGACCTGGTCGTGCTGGAGGACCCGAAGAACAACTTCATCGCCCAGCAGGTGCTTCCCCTGGTTAATCAGGACAAGGTCGGCGAGGAAGCAGCAGAAGTGCTGAACGACGTTTCGGCCGCGCTGACCACGGAACACCTGGTGGACCTCAATCGTCAGGTCAGCGGGGACGAAAAGCGCAATCCGGCAGACGCGGCGGCGGACTGGCTGAGCGAAAACGGGCTGACGAAGTAA